A region from the Silene latifolia isolate original U9 population chromosome 7, ASM4854445v1, whole genome shotgun sequence genome encodes:
- the LOC141590398 gene encoding uncharacterized protein LOC141590398 — protein MHLIELGIVQEHKQALIDAIARLEDASDGESAWFKHYVLKGETIWQATSTISHSWFWKSVITIKDMLVQLAGVNKTAEEVLAECTRHGKFQVSLLYQRIRPKGDDVGWYRAIHDRAVLPKHAVIVILACQNKLYAIDNLQHRGFCFANRCVLCEKEEETTAHLFFACSFSSWVWVAAYRRMGHFDPPNTLPQVLRWFALYNRGAAIGKAMRRCLLACTIYLIWRERNDRIFQDKRTDPQALSQKICYVVSTRMYYLAK, from the exons ATGCATCTGATTGAACTTGGTATTGTGCAGGAGCACAAACAGGCACTAATTGACGCTATTGCTAGACTTGAAGATGCATCTGATGGGGAAAGTG CTTGGTTCAAGCATTATGTGCTCAAAGGGGAGACTATATGGCAGGCAACTAGTACCATATCTcattcttggttttggaagtctGTCATCACTATTAAAGATATGCTTGTCCAACTCGCTGGGGTGAACAAAACTGCTGAGGAGGTGCTGGCTGAGTGTACTAGACATGGAAAATTCCAGGTGAGTCTGCTTTATCAGAGGATCAGACCTAAAGGGGATGATGTTGGCTGGTATAGGGCTATTCATGACCGAGCAGTGTTGCCAAAGCATGCTGTCATTGTGATTTTGGCCTGTCAGAATAAGCTCTATGCGATTGATAACCTCCAACATCGGGGTTTCTGCTTTGCAAATAGGTGTGTGCTCTGTGAGAAAGAGGAGGAGACTACAGCTCACTTGTTCTTTGCTTGTTCCTTCTCCTCTTGGGTATGGGTTGCTGCTTATAGAAGGATGGGTCATTTTGATCCCCCTAATACTTTGCCTCAGGTTTTGCGATGGTTTGCTCTGTATAATCGTGGTGCTGCTATAGGGAAGGCTATGAGGCGTTGTCTGTTAGCTTGCACAATCTACCTGATATGGAGGGAACGCAATGACCGTATTTTCCAGGATAAGAGGACTGATCCCCAGGCCTTAAGTCAAAAAATTTGTTATGTTGTCTCTACTCGAATGTATTATCTAGCTAAGTAG